The nucleotide window CTAAATAGTAAAAAATAATAAGTAGGGTAGATTTTTTTCATTTTTTAAATAATTTAATTGATAGTATTTGGGGCTTGCTAACATGCCTTTAAATTTTAAAAGGCAGGCAAAAATAATCAATATCTAATTCCACACATAGATTATTACAAAATCTTTAAAATTTTATTAATGGCTCAAAAAAGAGTTCTCAACAATTTTGATTTGTAAAAATATTATTTACTTTAGCCTTATCGAATTATGACAAATACATCTAGAGCATATTATAACTGGTTTTATTTCTTTTTTAACGAAAGAAACGAGGCTTAGTATGTTTTAATGAATAAAATATAAGTTTAAAAAGTCTCGAATTATTCGAGACTTTTTCTTTTTCAATCCTTTTGATTGAAAAAGTCCTGAACTGTTACACTGAGCGCTGGTCATTGAGCGAAGTCGAAGTGAGTCGAAGTGTGGTTTCAGGATCTCATTAAATAATTGTTAGATTGACAAAACCAATAGCCATACAAGGAATAAGAGGGTCGTTTCATCACGAGGTAGCTCAAAAGTACTTTAGCTCTACAGCAGAAGTCATTGAGTGCATGTCTTTTGATAGGGCTGTAGACAATTTATTACAACATGAGACAGATAGTATGGTTATGGCTTTAGAGAATTCTATAGTAGGTTCAATAATTCCAAATTATGCACTAATAGACAATCATAGTCTGAGTATTGTTGGTGAGTATTATTTGGATATTCAGCATAATTTATTAGCCTTGAAAGGTGAAACTTTAGCAGCTATAAAAGAAGTGCACTCGCATCCCATGGCATTGTTACAATGTAAAGTTTTCTTTAAAGACTATCCAAATATTAAGTTGGTAGAGGCTAAAGATACAGCAGAAGTTGCTAAGCAAATTTCAGAAAATAATAGTAAAGGAATCGCAGCTATAGCAAGCAAAAATGCAGCAAGTTTATATGATTTAGATATTTTGGCAGAGAGCATTCAAACTATTAAGCATAACGAAACACGCTTTGCTATTGTTAGGCGAGAAAATAGCCACCTTGAACGAAAAGGAATTAATAAGGCATCTCTAAAATTTGAATTAGACCATAAACGTGGTAGTTTAGCTACAATACTCAATGTAATGAGTGATTGTAACCTAAACCTAACTAAAATTCAATCTTTGCCAAAAATTGAGACACCTTGGAAGTATGCCTTCTTTGTAGATGTTACTTTTGATGCACTCGAAGATTACGAAAAAGCATATGCCATCATACAGATTATGGCTGAGAATTTTAAAGTGTTGGGTGAATATAAAAATGCAAAAACATGATTGAAGTAGCCAACCGTTTAAAACATGTCGAAGAATATTACTTTTCTAAAAAGTTAAGAGAAGTGGCCTTTTTACAGTCTCAAGGAAAGCCAATTATAAATTTGGGTATTGGTAGTCCGGATTTAGAGCCGCCTTTTAAAGCTACTATGCTTTTAAAAGATAGCTTGGATGAGGAAGGAGCTAACAAATATCAAAGTTACCAAGGTTTACCAGAGTTGAGAGAGGAGATTGCCAATTTTTACAAAAAACAATACAAAGTAAATCTAAGTGGGCAAACTGAGGTATTACCACTATTGGGAAGTAAAGAAGGTATTATGCATATCTCTATGGCTTTTTTAAATCCAGGCGATGAGGTGTTGATTCCAAATCCAGGATATCCAACGTATGCTGCCGTTACTAAATTATTAGAGGCAAAACCCGTTTTTTACGACTTAAAGGAAGCTAATTATTGGTTGCCAGATTTTATTGCTCTAGAACGCTTAGACTTAAGCAAGGTAAAAATCATGTGGATCAGTTATCCGCATATGCCAACAGGAGCTAATGCGCCAAATAAGTTTTATGACGAAGTTATAGCCTTTGGAAGGCGACACAATATTTTAATAGTAAACGATAATCCCTATAGTTTTATACTAAACAAAAAGCCAATTAGTATTATGCGCTATAACCATGCAAAAGAGGTTTGTTTGGAGTTAAATTCATTTAGCAAAACCTTTAATATGGCAGGTTGGCGCGTTGGTATGTTAGTGGGTAGTTACGAGCATCTTAGTGCAGTACTCAAAGTAAAAAGTAATATGGATTCAGGAATGTTTTATGCCATTCAAAAAGGAGCGATAGAAGCCTTAAAATGTTCAGATATGTGGTTTGTAAGTTTAAATAGTGTGTACGAACAAAGAAGAGTGCTGATTTGGAAACTGGCAGAAGCTTTAAACTGCACCTATGATGAGTATGCAACAGGTATGTTTGTTTGGGCTAAGCTACCACCACATTTAAAGTCTGAAGAATTTACCGATTTAGTATTAAAAGAACATTCCATATTTATAACACCAGGAACGGTTTTTGGAAGTAATGGCGAAGGTTATGTGCGTTTTTCATTATGCTCTCCAGAAGAACAAATAAAAGAAGCGATAGCGCGAGTTTAGAGAGATGAAACATGTATTTGTAATAGGAGTAGGATTGATAGGCGGAAGTTTTGCCTTAGATATAAAAAAGCAAAATCCGGAATGCATTGTTTATGGTGTAGACAAGAACGAAGCGCATTTAGATAAAGCAAAAACTCTAGGTATTATTGATAAAAAATCAAGCTTAGATGATATAGGTCAAGCCGACCTTGTTATTGTAGCCATTCCTGTAGATGCCACTTTAGAAGTATTGCCAAAAGTACTAGATCTCGTTTCGGACGAGGCTGTAGTGTTTGATGCTGGTTCAACAAAAGAAGGTATTTGTCTCAAGGTGAAAAATCATCCAAAGCGTAGAAATTTTTTAGCAGCACATCCTATTGCTGGTACAGAATTTTCAGGACCTGATGCAGCAATTCATGGTCTATATAACAATAAGACAAATATCATTTGCGAAGTAGAAGAAACGGCCTTCAAACTTCAAGAGAAAGCATTAAAACTGTTTACGGATTTAGGGATGCGTATAAGATATATGAATCCTAAAGCACACGATAAACACATAGCCTATGTATCGCATCTATCGCATATAAGCTCTTTTATGCTGGGCAAAACTGTGATAGAAAAAGAAAAAAACGAACGCGATATTTTTGATATGGCAGGTAGCGGTTTTGCAAGTACTGTGCGTTTAGCTAAAAGTTCGCCAGCCATGTGGACACCAATTTTTAAACAAAACAAAACTAATGTTATTGAAACGTTGGATGAATACATAAGTAATCTAGAGCATTTCAAAAGAATGATGTTAGAGGACGATTTTGAATCGGTTTTCAAAGAAATGGAAACTACCAACCATATAAAAGATATTTTAAACGGAATAGAATAAAAACTAAGAAAAAGAAGATTAATAGTAAGATGGAAAACAAGAAAGAATTGAGAAATTGGTTAGATGCTTTTAACTTAGAGCATCCGCTAGTGATTGCGGGACCTTGCAGTGCTGAAACAGAAGAGCAGGTTCTTAAAATTGCACATCAACTAAAAAATAGTGATGCTACTGTTCTAAGAGCCGGAATTTGGAAACCTAGAACACGTCCTGGCAATTTTGAAGGCGTAGGAGCCTTAGGTTTAAAATGGCTTCAAAAGGCCAAGCAAGAAACAGGTATGCAAATAACTACGGAGGTTGCAAATGCGCACCATGTAGAATTAGCCTTAAAACACGATGTGGATATCCTTTGGATTGGAGCACGTACCACAGTGAGTCCATTTATAGTGCAAGATATTGCAGATGCTTTAAAAGGAACGGACAAACCTGTGTTAATTAAGAATCCTGTAAATCCAGATTTATCATTATGGTTGGGTGCTGTAGAACGTTTCTACACTGCTGATGTTAAGAATTTAGGTGTCATCCACAGAGGATTTTCGACCTACGAAAAAACGCGCTACAGAAACAATCCAGAGTGGCAAATTGCGATAGACTTACAAAGCCGTTTTCCAGATTTACCTTTAATTTTAGATCCATCTCATATTGCTGGTCGTAGAGATATAATTTTCGATTTAAGTCAAACAGCATTAGATCTCAATTACGATGGTTTAATGATAGAAACACATCACGATCCAGACAATGCTTGGAGCGATGCAGCACAACAAATTACGCCAGAAACACTAATTAAGTACACAGAAGATTTACGTATTAGGAAGGAAATTGGTGAAGCTGCAGAGTTTAAAAATAAGATTAACACCTTAAGAACTAAAATAGATGTCATTGACCATCAATTAATTGAAATCTTAGGAAAGCGTATGCAAGTGGCTGATGAGATAGGAGCCTTAAAAAAGAAACACAATGTTGCGGTACTACAAAATAAGCGTTGGAACGAAATTTTAGGCAAAATGATATTAGAAGGTGAGGAGAAAAACTTAAGCGAGGAATTTATACTGCGACTATTTAAAGCGATTCACCAAGAGTCTATAAACCATCAAGAAGAGATTATTAATCATTAAAAGTCAAAAACAAAAAAGGCTCGCAATTGCGAGCCTTTTTTTAGATTGTATTTTATAAGTTTCTTTTAAAAGTGTATCTAGTAATAAAAATACCTTGTCCATCTCCTTTACCACCTTCACTTTCAACACCTGTATTAATAAATACCAGTTCCCAACCTTGAGCAACCATATCGTTAATTTTAGAAGTCATAACCGCATCATTCGCAGCAATATTCTGAAAACGAATACCTCCCAAATTATAGAAGTTTAATAATTTAGTTTCATCATATTCTTTTACCCTAATTTCGTTTCTCTTAGACTTGTTTTTTTCATCTTTGTCTTTATCATCAGAACGTGTTGATGTAAATTCTTTATAGTCTTTGGTTTCGTTCGCAGAAATCATTCGAGAACGTCCTAAACCATTAGGAACAATAGACTCAACACAAGTTACAACTTTGTACTCTACCTGTGCTTGTGGTTTTTCTTCACTGGTTTTTTCTTTGTTAATAAAAGAAAAAGAAACAAGTCCTACAGCAACTACTGCAGTAAAAAATAAATTTTTTTTCATGATTGTTAATTTTGT belongs to Winogradskyella sp. J14-2 and includes:
- a CDS encoding prephenate dehydratase, which encodes MTKPIAIQGIRGSFHHEVAQKYFSSTAEVIECMSFDRAVDNLLQHETDSMVMALENSIVGSIIPNYALIDNHSLSIVGEYYLDIQHNLLALKGETLAAIKEVHSHPMALLQCKVFFKDYPNIKLVEAKDTAEVAKQISENNSKGIAAIASKNAASLYDLDILAESIQTIKHNETRFAIVRRENSHLERKGINKASLKFELDHKRGSLATILNVMSDCNLNLTKIQSLPKIETPWKYAFFVDVTFDALEDYEKAYAIIQIMAENFKVLGEYKNAKT
- a CDS encoding pyridoxal phosphate-dependent aminotransferase is translated as MIEVANRLKHVEEYYFSKKLREVAFLQSQGKPIINLGIGSPDLEPPFKATMLLKDSLDEEGANKYQSYQGLPELREEIANFYKKQYKVNLSGQTEVLPLLGSKEGIMHISMAFLNPGDEVLIPNPGYPTYAAVTKLLEAKPVFYDLKEANYWLPDFIALERLDLSKVKIMWISYPHMPTGANAPNKFYDEVIAFGRRHNILIVNDNPYSFILNKKPISIMRYNHAKEVCLELNSFSKTFNMAGWRVGMLVGSYEHLSAVLKVKSNMDSGMFYAIQKGAIEALKCSDMWFVSLNSVYEQRRVLIWKLAEALNCTYDEYATGMFVWAKLPPHLKSEEFTDLVLKEHSIFITPGTVFGSNGEGYVRFSLCSPEEQIKEAIARV
- a CDS encoding prephenate dehydrogenase; translated protein: MKHVFVIGVGLIGGSFALDIKKQNPECIVYGVDKNEAHLDKAKTLGIIDKKSSLDDIGQADLVIVAIPVDATLEVLPKVLDLVSDEAVVFDAGSTKEGICLKVKNHPKRRNFLAAHPIAGTEFSGPDAAIHGLYNNKTNIICEVEETAFKLQEKALKLFTDLGMRIRYMNPKAHDKHIAYVSHLSHISSFMLGKTVIEKEKNERDIFDMAGSGFASTVRLAKSSPAMWTPIFKQNKTNVIETLDEYISNLEHFKRMMLEDDFESVFKEMETTNHIKDILNGIE
- a CDS encoding bifunctional 3-deoxy-7-phosphoheptulonate synthase/chorismate mutase type II; the encoded protein is MENKKELRNWLDAFNLEHPLVIAGPCSAETEEQVLKIAHQLKNSDATVLRAGIWKPRTRPGNFEGVGALGLKWLQKAKQETGMQITTEVANAHHVELALKHDVDILWIGARTTVSPFIVQDIADALKGTDKPVLIKNPVNPDLSLWLGAVERFYTADVKNLGVIHRGFSTYEKTRYRNNPEWQIAIDLQSRFPDLPLILDPSHIAGRRDIIFDLSQTALDLNYDGLMIETHHDPDNAWSDAAQQITPETLIKYTEDLRIRKEIGEAAEFKNKINTLRTKIDVIDHQLIEILGKRMQVADEIGALKKKHNVAVLQNKRWNEILGKMILEGEEKNLSEEFILRLFKAIHQESINHQEEIINH